Proteins found in one Pseudoxanthomonas sp. SL93 genomic segment:
- the phoR gene encoding phosphate regulon sensor histidine kinase PhoR, whose protein sequence is MPQHIRSAWFKTLGQLALILVLAAVLGLAIGYPWPVVTLAALGVVAWHYWRLRKVLLRLTARQRLEPARGNGVWNELDRLLFRGQAEMRTRKRRLLAMLRAYRAAAAALPDAVVVVERNSQRVQWFNKAATSLLGLQYPADIGAAVGDRLQPLPMSHWLAAGRNAEPMLDAASPADPHLRLNLRLIPYSDQHWLLVARDVSKMLRLEQMRRDFVANVSHELRTPLTVVHGYLDMLEPSEFPDWAPMLAEMQKQSQRMTQLVEDLLTLSRLEAQDSLPDEAIAMAPMLATLRREAEALSQRRHTIVVLDEAGVDLHGSNKELHSAFSNLVSNAVRYTPAGGTITVRFAREAEGGAVLSVRDTGYGIPATHLPRITERFYRVSNSRSRESGGTGLGLSIVKHVLNLHQARLEIESEVGQGSTFSVHFSVERLQPRLDAPTFTLPDSQTA, encoded by the coding sequence ATGCCCCAACACATCCGCTCCGCGTGGTTCAAGACCCTAGGCCAGCTGGCGCTGATCCTGGTGCTGGCCGCGGTGCTGGGCCTAGCCATCGGCTACCCCTGGCCGGTGGTGACGCTGGCGGCGCTGGGCGTGGTGGCCTGGCACTACTGGCGGCTGCGCAAGGTACTGCTGCGGCTGACCGCACGCCAGCGACTGGAACCGGCGCGCGGCAACGGCGTCTGGAACGAGCTCGACCGCCTGCTGTTCCGTGGCCAGGCCGAGATGCGCACGCGCAAGCGCCGGCTGCTGGCCATGCTGCGCGCCTACCGCGCGGCGGCGGCCGCCCTGCCCGACGCGGTGGTGGTGGTGGAACGAAACAGCCAGCGCGTGCAGTGGTTCAACAAGGCAGCCACGTCGCTGCTGGGCCTGCAGTATCCCGCCGACATCGGCGCCGCCGTCGGTGACCGCCTGCAACCGCTGCCGATGTCGCACTGGCTGGCCGCCGGCCGCAATGCCGAACCGATGCTCGATGCGGCGTCGCCCGCCGACCCGCACCTGCGCCTCAACCTGCGCCTGATCCCCTACTCCGACCAGCACTGGCTGCTGGTCGCGCGCGACGTCAGCAAGATGCTGCGGCTGGAACAGATGCGCCGCGACTTCGTCGCCAATGTCTCGCACGAACTGCGTACGCCCCTGACCGTCGTGCACGGTTACCTGGACATGCTGGAACCCAGCGAATTCCCCGACTGGGCGCCCATGCTGGCGGAAATGCAGAAGCAGTCGCAGCGCATGACCCAGCTGGTGGAAGACCTGCTGACGCTGTCGCGGCTCGAAGCCCAGGACAGCCTGCCCGACGAGGCCATCGCGATGGCGCCCATGCTGGCCACGCTGCGTCGCGAAGCCGAGGCGCTCAGCCAGCGGCGCCATACCATCGTGGTGCTGGACGAAGCCGGGGTGGACCTGCACGGCTCCAACAAGGAACTGCACAGCGCGTTCTCCAACCTGGTCAGCAACGCGGTGCGCTACACGCCGGCCGGCGGCACCATCACCGTGCGCTTCGCGCGCGAGGCTGAAGGCGGCGCCGTGCTGTCCGTTCGCGACACGGGCTACGGCATTCCCGCGACACACCTGCCGCGCATCACCGAGCGTTTCTACCGCGTCTCCAACAGCCGTTCGCGCGAAAGCGGCGGCACCGGTCTGGGCCTGTCCATCGTCAAGCACGTACTCAACCTGCACCAGGCCCGCCTGGAAATCGAAAGCGAAGTCGGACAGGGCAGCACCTTCTCGGTCCACTTCAGCGTCGAACGCCTGCAACCGCGCCTTGACGCGCCCACCTTCACCCTGCCGGACAGCCAGACCGCATGA
- the ppk1 gene encoding polyphosphate kinase 1, whose amino-acid sequence MNAAIDTAPGALTGDDALRDPSLYLNRELSQLDFNFRVLAQAQDPSVPLLERLRFLCISCTNLDEFFEIRAATVRHAQDFGLPPGADGMSPATVLNKIHDRAAELVDAQYKCWNDVLRPGLAEAGVRVFGRDSWNARQTRWLRAYFRNEIMPVLSPLGLDPAHPFPKILNKSLNIVVVLKGKDAFGRAGHLAIVRAPRSLPRIIHLPQRVSGGENDFVLLSSVLSVFVDELFPGMEVKGSYQFRVTRNSEVVVDEEEVENLALALRDELIGRGYRPAVRLEIAHDCPKPIVRTLLQNFALPDHAVYPINGPVNLNRVIQVYDLVQRPELKYPVFTPRTLRDSDAIFEKAADNDILLHHPFDSFASVLELIKQAAVDPDVLAIKQTLYRTGKDSAIVEALVQAARNGKDVTVVVELRARFDEDANLGVADRLQEAGAQVVYGVVGYKTHAKMLLIVRREGRKLRRYVHLGTGNYHSGTARAYTDIGLITADQDIGNDVHLLFQQLSGLAPTTKLKRLLQSPFTLHPGLIRKIEREAKLARAGKPARIIAKINAINEPRIIRALYAASQAGVQIDLIVRGACALRPGVPGISDNIRVRSIVGRFLEHSRIYWFGNDGAPELYCASADWLERNLLHRVETCFPLLDKDIASRVFKDGLQNYLDDNCNAWELQADGTYRKLSPAPGESPHSAQALLLSKV is encoded by the coding sequence ATGAATGCCGCCATCGATACCGCACCCGGGGCCCTGACTGGCGACGACGCGCTGCGCGACCCCTCGCTGTACCTGAATCGCGAACTGTCGCAGCTGGATTTCAACTTCCGCGTGCTGGCGCAGGCGCAGGACCCGTCGGTGCCACTGCTGGAGCGCCTGCGCTTCCTGTGCATCTCGTGCACCAACCTGGACGAGTTCTTCGAGATCCGCGCCGCCACCGTGCGCCATGCACAGGATTTCGGCCTGCCGCCCGGCGCCGACGGCATGAGCCCGGCCACCGTGCTCAACAAGATCCACGACCGTGCCGCCGAGCTGGTGGATGCGCAGTACAAGTGCTGGAACGACGTGCTGCGCCCGGGCCTGGCCGAAGCAGGCGTGCGCGTGTTCGGCCGCGACAGCTGGAACGCGCGGCAGACGCGCTGGCTGCGCGCCTACTTCCGCAACGAGATCATGCCGGTGCTGTCGCCGCTGGGCCTGGACCCGGCGCATCCGTTCCCGAAGATCCTCAACAAGTCGCTGAACATCGTGGTGGTGCTGAAGGGCAAGGATGCGTTCGGCCGCGCCGGCCACCTGGCCATCGTGCGCGCGCCGCGCTCGTTGCCGCGCATCATCCACCTGCCGCAGCGCGTATCCGGTGGCGAGAACGATTTCGTCCTGCTGTCCTCGGTGCTGTCGGTGTTCGTGGACGAGCTGTTCCCGGGCATGGAGGTCAAGGGCTCCTACCAGTTCCGCGTGACCCGCAACTCCGAAGTCGTGGTGGACGAAGAGGAAGTCGAGAACCTGGCGCTGGCGCTGCGCGACGAACTGATCGGCCGCGGCTACCGCCCCGCCGTGCGCCTGGAGATCGCCCACGATTGCCCCAAGCCCATCGTGCGCACGCTGCTGCAGAACTTCGCCCTGCCCGACCATGCGGTGTACCCGATCAACGGACCGGTCAACCTCAACCGGGTCATCCAGGTGTACGACCTGGTGCAGCGGCCGGAACTGAAATACCCCGTCTTCACGCCCCGCACGCTGCGCGACAGCGATGCGATCTTCGAGAAGGCCGCCGACAACGACATCCTGCTGCACCATCCGTTCGATTCCTTCGCCAGCGTGCTGGAACTGATCAAGCAGGCGGCGGTGGATCCGGACGTCCTGGCGATCAAGCAGACGCTCTACCGCACCGGCAAGGACTCGGCCATCGTCGAGGCGCTGGTGCAGGCGGCGCGCAACGGCAAGGATGTCACCGTGGTGGTGGAATTGCGCGCGCGCTTCGACGAGGACGCCAACCTCGGCGTGGCCGACCGCCTGCAGGAGGCCGGCGCGCAGGTCGTGTACGGCGTGGTGGGTTACAAGACACACGCCAAGATGCTGCTGATCGTCCGCCGGGAAGGCCGCAAGCTGCGCCGCTACGTGCACCTGGGGACCGGCAACTACCACAGCGGCACGGCCCGCGCGTACACCGACATCGGGCTGATCACCGCCGACCAGGACATCGGCAACGACGTGCACCTGCTGTTCCAGCAGCTGTCCGGGCTGGCGCCGACCACCAAGCTGAAGCGACTGCTGCAGTCGCCTTTCACCCTGCACCCCGGCCTGATCAGGAAGATCGAACGCGAAGCGAAGCTGGCGCGCGCCGGCAAGCCCGCCCGCATCATCGCCAAGATCAATGCAATCAACGAGCCGCGCATCATCCGCGCCCTGTATGCGGCGTCGCAGGCCGGCGTGCAGATCGACCTGATCGTGCGTGGCGCCTGCGCGCTGCGCCCGGGCGTGCCGGGCATTTCGGACAACATCCGCGTGCGTTCCATCGTGGGGCGTTTCCTTGAGCACAGCCGCATCTACTGGTTCGGCAACGACGGGGCGCCCGAACTGTACTGCGCCAGCGCCGACTGGCTGGAGCGCAACCTGCTGCACCGCGTGGAGACCTGCTTCCCCCTGCTCGACAAGGACATCGCCTCGCGCGTGTTCAAGGACGGCCTGCAGAACTACCTGGACGACAACTGCAATGCCTGGGAACTGCAGGCCGACGGCACCTACCGGAAACTCTCGCCCGCTCCCGGCGAATCGCCCCATTCCGCCCAGGCCCTGCTGCTGTCGAAAGTCTGA
- the ppx gene encoding exopolyphosphatase, with translation MAPPSSSTSPQLQDGDHLAAIDLGSNSFHMIVARYTLGQLRVVDRLRETVRMADGLDGKGGLSNAARQRALDCLARFGQRIRDVPAMRVRALATNTVRQLKDPQSFLVPAETTLGKPIEVVSGREEARLIYLGVAHAQPPKAGQRRLVIDIGGGSTEFIIGRGMETLERESLQAGCIASTRRFFPGGKLSKKRWKDALTEIGAEFQQFAGLYRNLGWQEAIGSSGTHKAIGEICAAMKLTKGAITAEALPQLRDRLLQADRIEDIDLPGLSSDRRPIIAGGVLVLEAAFEALGLQRLMVSKAAMREGILYDMLGRGSDNDPRDLSAAALTQRYGIDEFQAARVEATAMRLFEQVEQSWGLDDDDARMLGWAARLHEIGLVIAHSQYHVHGAYLLEHSDIAGFSRQEQQVLSALVRTHRRNIPKTAFDALPDRLLLSAKRKAALLRLAVLLHRSHDSEAIPRLDLAAYDDRLDLIVSKRWIESRPLLRSDLVGEPEDMQGLGVAFKPFVA, from the coding sequence ATGGCGCCTCCGTCCTCCTCAACGTCCCCGCAGCTGCAAGACGGGGACCATCTCGCGGCCATCGACCTGGGTTCCAACAGTTTCCACATGATCGTGGCCCGCTACACGCTGGGCCAGCTGCGGGTCGTGGACCGGCTGCGCGAAACCGTGCGGATGGCCGACGGCCTGGACGGCAAGGGCGGCCTGTCGAACGCCGCCCGCCAGCGCGCACTGGACTGCCTGGCGCGTTTCGGCCAGCGCATCCGCGATGTCCCCGCCATGCGGGTGCGTGCGCTGGCCACCAACACCGTGCGCCAGCTGAAGGATCCGCAATCATTTCTGGTACCGGCGGAAACCACGCTGGGCAAGCCCATCGAAGTGGTCTCGGGCCGCGAGGAAGCGCGCCTGATCTACCTGGGTGTGGCGCACGCGCAGCCGCCCAAGGCAGGGCAGCGCCGGCTGGTCATCGACATCGGCGGCGGCTCCACGGAATTCATCATCGGCCGCGGCATGGAAACGCTGGAGCGCGAAAGCCTGCAGGCCGGCTGCATCGCCAGCACGCGGCGTTTCTTCCCCGGCGGCAAGCTTTCGAAGAAGCGCTGGAAGGACGCCCTGACGGAGATCGGGGCCGAGTTCCAGCAGTTCGCGGGGCTGTACCGCAACCTCGGCTGGCAGGAAGCCATCGGCTCATCCGGCACGCACAAGGCCATCGGCGAGATCTGCGCGGCGATGAAGCTGACCAAGGGCGCCATCACCGCCGAAGCGCTGCCGCAGCTGCGTGACCGCCTGCTGCAGGCGGACCGCATCGAGGACATCGACCTGCCCGGCCTGTCCAGCGACCGCCGCCCGATCATCGCCGGCGGCGTGCTGGTGCTGGAAGCCGCATTCGAGGCACTGGGACTGCAACGGCTGATGGTCAGCAAGGCCGCCATGCGCGAAGGCATCCTGTACGACATGCTGGGCCGCGGCAGCGACAACGACCCGCGCGACCTGTCCGCCGCCGCGCTGACGCAGCGCTACGGCATCGACGAATTCCAGGCCGCCCGCGTGGAGGCCACGGCCATGCGCCTGTTCGAACAGGTCGAGCAGAGCTGGGGCCTGGACGACGACGACGCCAGGATGCTCGGCTGGGCCGCGCGCCTGCACGAGATCGGGCTGGTCATCGCGCACAGCCAGTACCACGTGCACGGTGCCTACCTGCTGGAACACTCCGACATCGCCGGCTTCTCACGGCAGGAGCAGCAGGTGCTGTCGGCGCTGGTGCGCACGCATCGCCGCAACATCCCCAAGACCGCCTTCGACGCGCTGCCGGACCGCCTGCTGCTGAGCGCCAAGCGCAAGGCCGCCCTGCTCCGCCTGGCCGTTCTGCTGCACCGCTCCCACGATTCCGAGGCGATCCCGCGCCTGGACCTTGCCGCCTACGACGACCGGCTGGACCTGATTGTCAGCAAGCGCTGGATCGAATCCCGTCCGCTGCTGCGCTCGGACCTGGTGGGCGAACCCGAGGACATGCAGGGCCTGGGCGTCGCGTTCAAGCCGTTCGTGGCGTGA
- a CDS encoding EAL domain-containing protein, whose product MNRSNPDERLLEAWMEGGDGAVSISRNVDRMLDAVRRHLDMDVAFVSEFNGRDRVFRHVASRVDPSPIRPGDSSPLEEGYCMRVVEGHIPQLIPDTASVPMLRHIPETRSMPIGAHLSVPIQLRDGRVYGTFCCFSMQSNLSLGQRDLHMMRAFADLLAYQIDGDLDAVHAHREKVERITAVLELGQPHVVYQPIYRSSEQRIIGVECLSRFNLEPRRTPDIWFSEAREIGLGVRLELNAILSALDGLRRMPGSFYVALNVSPQTIISGDIAGYLDDLPAERIVLEITEHSLVDDYDALNARLAPLRAAGMRVAVDDAGAGYASMRHVLAIHPDIIKLDLSLTRGIDADSPRRALAAALIEFARQTQSRVVAEGVETASELAALQVLGVDDVQGYHLARPLEAEALAIRLRAQDRHP is encoded by the coding sequence GTGAACCGGAGCAATCCCGATGAGCGCCTGCTGGAGGCGTGGATGGAGGGCGGTGATGGTGCCGTCTCGATCAGTCGCAACGTGGACCGCATGCTCGATGCCGTGCGCAGGCACCTGGACATGGACGTGGCCTTCGTTTCCGAATTCAACGGCCGCGACCGCGTGTTCCGCCATGTCGCCAGCCGGGTGGACCCCTCCCCGATCCGGCCCGGCGATTCGTCGCCGCTGGAAGAGGGCTACTGTATGCGCGTGGTCGAGGGCCACATCCCGCAGCTGATACCCGACACGGCGTCCGTGCCCATGTTGCGGCACATTCCGGAAACCCGGTCGATGCCCATCGGCGCGCACCTCAGCGTGCCCATCCAGCTGCGGGACGGCCGCGTCTACGGCACGTTCTGCTGCTTCAGCATGCAGTCCAACCTGTCGCTGGGCCAGCGCGACCTGCACATGATGCGGGCCTTCGCCGACCTGCTGGCCTACCAGATCGACGGCGACCTGGACGCCGTGCACGCGCACCGCGAGAAGGTTGAACGCATCACCGCGGTGCTGGAACTCGGGCAGCCCCACGTGGTGTACCAGCCCATCTACCGCAGCAGCGAGCAGCGCATCATCGGGGTGGAGTGCCTGTCGCGCTTCAACCTGGAGCCGCGCCGCACGCCGGACATCTGGTTCTCCGAAGCGCGTGAAATCGGGCTGGGCGTGCGCCTGGAGCTCAATGCCATCCTGTCGGCGCTGGATGGTCTGCGCCGCATGCCGGGCAGCTTCTATGTGGCGCTCAACGTCTCCCCGCAGACGATCATTTCAGGCGACATCGCCGGGTACCTCGACGACCTGCCCGCCGAGCGCATCGTGCTGGAGATCACCGAGCACTCGCTGGTCGACGACTACGACGCACTCAACGCGCGGCTGGCGCCGTTGCGTGCCGCGGGCATGCGCGTGGCGGTGGACGATGCGGGTGCAGGCTACGCCAGCATGCGCCACGTGCTGGCGATCCATCCGGACATCATCAAGCTGGACCTCAGCCTTACCCGCGGCATCGACGCCGACTCCCCGCGCCGTGCGCTCGCCGCCGCCCTGATCGAGTTCGCACGACAGACCCAGTCGCGTGTCGTGGCCGAGGGCGTGGAGACGGCATCGGAACTGGCGGCGCTGCAGGTCCTGGGCGTGGACGACGTGCAGGGCTACCACCTGGCACGACCGCTGGAAGCCGAAGCACTGGCCATCCGCCTGCGCGCGCAGGACCGGCATCCCTGA
- a CDS encoding aldo/keto reductase, translating into MKTYPIGATGPTTSRIGYGCMHLSRAWDNAPLTDDERRNTQALVETALSHGITLFDHADIYARGKSEQLFGDMLRQSPALRDRMVLQSKCGIRFAGHPQPGSPGRYDFSHAHITASVEGILSRLGVEHLDILLLHRPDPLMEPEEVARAFDELHAAGKVGHFGVSNHTAGQMALLQRHVRQPLIANQVEISLLHAHLINEGIVANQAGGLYASAAGTLDYCRLHDIRVQAWAPLAGGKFATTSGFADPVIRDTAALLRELADARAVTPEAIQLAWLLRHPGGIQPIVGTTDPARLAACCAADDITLSREEWYALFTSARGARVP; encoded by the coding sequence ATGAAGACTTACCCGATCGGTGCCACCGGGCCGACCACGTCACGCATCGGCTATGGCTGCATGCACCTGAGCCGTGCGTGGGACAACGCGCCGCTGACCGACGACGAACGCCGCAACACGCAGGCGCTGGTGGAAACCGCGCTGTCCCACGGCATCACCCTGTTCGACCATGCCGACATCTATGCACGCGGCAAGTCGGAGCAGTTGTTCGGCGACATGCTGCGGCAGTCGCCTGCGCTGCGCGACCGCATGGTGCTGCAGTCGAAGTGCGGCATCCGCTTCGCCGGTCACCCGCAGCCCGGTTCACCCGGCCGCTACGACTTCAGCCATGCGCACATCACGGCCTCGGTGGAAGGCATCCTGTCGCGCCTCGGGGTGGAGCATCTCGACATCCTGCTGCTGCACCGTCCCGACCCACTGATGGAACCGGAAGAAGTGGCGCGCGCCTTCGACGAACTGCACGCCGCCGGCAAGGTGGGGCATTTCGGCGTCAGCAACCACACGGCCGGGCAGATGGCGCTGCTGCAGCGCCATGTGCGGCAGCCCTTGATCGCCAACCAGGTGGAAATCAGCCTGCTCCATGCGCATCTGATCAACGAAGGCATCGTGGCCAACCAGGCCGGCGGGCTCTATGCCTCCGCGGCCGGCACACTGGACTATTGCCGCCTGCATGACATCCGCGTGCAGGCGTGGGCGCCGCTGGCAGGTGGCAAGTTCGCCACCACGTCCGGTTTCGCCGATCCCGTCATCCGCGATACCGCCGCGCTGCTGCGGGAACTGGCAGACGCCAGGGCCGTGACGCCCGAAGCCATCCAGCTGGCCTGGCTGCTGCGCCACCCCGGCGGCATCCAGCCCATCGTCGGCACCACCGATCCCGCGCGACTGGCTGCGTGCTGCGCGGCCGATGACATCACGCTGAGTCGCGAGGAATGGTATGCGCTGTTCACTTCGGCACGTGGCGCACGCGTGCCGTGA
- a CDS encoding DUF4287 domain-containing protein codes for MADNKKPQGPASYFPSIEKTYGKPVAHWLAVLDAAPALKHMEQVVLLKNEHQIGHGHANALVAYHRSRQGT; via the coding sequence ATGGCAGACAACAAGAAGCCCCAGGGCCCCGCCTCCTATTTCCCCTCCATCGAGAAGACGTACGGCAAGCCGGTGGCGCACTGGCTGGCGGTGCTGGATGCGGCACCGGCGCTGAAACACATGGAGCAGGTCGTACTGCTGAAGAACGAACACCAGATAGGGCATGGCCATGCGAACGCCCTGGTGGCCTATCACCGGTCGCGTCAGGGCACATAG
- a CDS encoding MmcQ/YjbR family DNA-binding protein: MKMADIRAHALSLEAVTEEPHHTYSSFRVRGKIFVTLPPEETHLHVFLDEEDREQALAMYPAFVEKLFWGSKVLGLRITLAQATPAVVRALVTKAHETRVRKDAKPARKRPAADPERKRGQ; encoded by the coding sequence ATGAAAATGGCCGACATCCGCGCGCATGCGCTGTCGCTCGAGGCGGTCACCGAGGAACCTCACCACACGTATTCGTCGTTCCGTGTGCGGGGCAAGATCTTCGTGACCCTCCCGCCGGAGGAAACGCATCTGCACGTGTTCCTCGATGAAGAAGACCGCGAGCAGGCCCTGGCGATGTATCCCGCGTTCGTGGAGAAACTTTTCTGGGGAAGCAAGGTCCTGGGGCTGCGGATCACGCTGGCGCAGGCTACGCCCGCGGTCGTCAGGGCGCTGGTGACGAAGGCCCATGAGACCCGTGTGCGCAAGGATGCAAAACCAGCGCGCAAGCGACCTGCAGCCGATCCTGAACGAAAACGGGGTCAGTAG
- a CDS encoding glycosyltransferase family 1 protein, whose amino-acid sequence MRFAIVTETYPPEVNGVALTVHGLETGLRQRGHAVSLVRPRQATDAIAADDTVLVRGASLPRYPGLKFGLPATRRLLAQWKESPPDAIYVATEGPLGWSAVRAARRLGIPVATGFHTRFDEYMRDYGARFLEHTALRWMRRFHNGAHATLVPTRELADFLQTQGFHHVVRLARAVDAQHFSPARRDDILRAQWGLQPDDLAVIYVGRIAAEKNLDLSIRAFQAIRQQHPAAKFVWVGDGPIRERLAQDHPDFIFCGVQRGEALARHFASGDLFLFSSHSETFGNVTLEAMASGVPTVAFNYGAAREHLVDGVHGAAVDDDAAFTAAALHLASQPALRRTMGAAAATAMRALRPEQVAADFDALLTDLALTRRSHHASVAAA is encoded by the coding sequence ATGCGCTTTGCCATCGTCACCGAAACGTACCCGCCTGAAGTCAACGGCGTCGCCCTCACCGTGCACGGGCTGGAAACCGGCCTGCGCCAGCGGGGACACGCGGTGTCGCTGGTGCGGCCGCGGCAGGCGACCGACGCCATTGCAGCGGATGACACGGTGCTCGTACGCGGCGCCAGCCTGCCCCGCTATCCGGGCCTGAAGTTCGGCCTGCCCGCCACAAGGCGTCTGCTGGCGCAATGGAAGGAATCCCCGCCGGACGCGATCTACGTGGCCACGGAAGGTCCCCTGGGATGGTCCGCCGTGCGCGCCGCGCGCCGGCTAGGCATTCCGGTGGCCACCGGCTTCCACACCCGCTTCGACGAATACATGCGCGACTACGGCGCGCGCTTCCTCGAACACACGGCCCTGCGCTGGATGCGACGTTTCCACAATGGCGCGCACGCCACGCTGGTGCCCACGCGCGAGCTGGCCGACTTCCTGCAGACGCAGGGCTTCCACCACGTGGTGCGGCTGGCGCGCGCGGTGGATGCGCAGCACTTCAGCCCGGCACGCCGCGACGACATCCTGCGCGCGCAGTGGGGCCTGCAGCCGGACGACCTGGCGGTGATCTACGTGGGCCGTATCGCCGCGGAAAAGAACCTGGATCTGTCGATCCGGGCCTTCCAGGCGATCCGCCAACAGCATCCGGCCGCGAAGTTCGTGTGGGTGGGCGACGGCCCGATCCGCGAACGGCTGGCGCAGGACCATCCGGATTTCATCTTCTGCGGCGTGCAGCGCGGTGAAGCGCTGGCGCGACACTTCGCCAGCGGCGACCTGTTCCTGTTTTCCAGCCACAGCGAAACCTTCGGCAACGTCACCCTGGAAGCGATGGCCAGCGGCGTGCCGACGGTGGCGTTCAACTACGGCGCCGCGCGCGAGCACCTGGTCGACGGCGTGCACGGTGCCGCCGTGGACGACGATGCGGCCTTCACGGCCGCAGCGCTACACCTGGCCTCTCAGCCCGCCCTGCGTCGGACGATGGGCGCAGCCGCCGCCACCGCGATGCGCGCCCTGCGCCCGGAGCAGGTGGCGGCCGATTTCGACGCCCTGCTGACCGATCTCGCCCTGACCCGGAGAAGCCACCATGCGTCCGTTGCTGCCGCGTAA
- a CDS encoding phosphatase PAP2 family protein encodes MGRDTGWCLRANRWGEWSGVRRFFAIVSRLGDGVFWYVLMAALIVADGLEGLAASAHLAATGVIALTLYKLLKRWTRRPRPFASDVRIRAWIAPLDEFSFPSGHTLHAVAFTLVALAHYPVLAPLLIPFAGCVAASRVVLGLHYPSDVLAATAIGSALAALSIWLVPGVSLLG; translated from the coding sequence ATGGGCCGGGATACCGGCTGGTGCCTGCGTGCCAACCGCTGGGGCGAATGGAGCGGCGTGCGTCGCTTCTTCGCCATCGTCAGCCGGTTGGGCGATGGCGTGTTCTGGTATGTGCTTATGGCGGCGCTGATCGTGGCCGATGGCCTGGAAGGCCTCGCCGCCTCCGCGCACCTCGCAGCGACCGGGGTGATCGCGCTGACGCTGTACAAGCTGCTCAAGCGCTGGACGCGGCGGCCGCGCCCGTTCGCCTCCGACGTGCGCATCCGCGCCTGGATCGCGCCGCTGGACGAGTTCAGCTTCCCGTCCGGGCACACGCTGCACGCGGTGGCGTTCACGCTGGTGGCACTGGCGCACTACCCGGTGCTGGCGCCGCTGCTGATCCCGTTCGCGGGCTGCGTGGCCGCTTCGCGCGTCGTGCTCGGCCTGCACTACCCGAGCGACGTACTGGCCGCGACGGCCATCGGCAGCGCACTGGCGGCCCTGTCGATCTGGCTGGTGCCCGGCGTCAGCCTGCTGGGCTGA
- a CDS encoding carbon-nitrogen hydrolase family protein encodes MKVAVAKYRIQAPADFAAFAERQARVLGDAAAQGARVAVLPEYLSLELAATFDAATQADLHVSLAAIQRYREDWLALYAGLAKEMDLHVVAGTFLLAQGAGRYRNRCDVFAPDGAHLWQDKLQLTGFEKGLGVIDGGDALKVFDIGGVRTGVAVCYDIEFPLPVRAQAEAGARLLLVPSCTDTEAGATRVRVGCLARALENRVFVAQSVTAGEAAWSPALDVNTGEAAIFAPMDRGLPADGVVVQTAGETAWAIADIDIDALERSRDAAQVANDRDWPGQLQPAITRARVEKS; translated from the coding sequence ATGAAAGTGGCCGTTGCCAAGTATCGGATCCAGGCGCCAGCCGACTTCGCGGCCTTCGCCGAAAGGCAGGCGCGGGTGCTCGGTGACGCGGCCGCGCAAGGCGCGCGCGTGGCCGTGCTGCCGGAGTATCTGTCGCTGGAACTGGCGGCCACGTTCGATGCCGCCACGCAGGCCGACCTGCACGTGTCGCTGGCCGCGATCCAGCGGTACCGCGAGGACTGGCTGGCGTTGTACGCAGGGCTTGCGAAGGAAATGGACCTGCATGTGGTGGCCGGCACGTTCCTGCTGGCGCAGGGCGCCGGGCGCTACCGCAACCGTTGCGACGTGTTCGCGCCGGACGGCGCGCATCTGTGGCAGGACAAGCTGCAGCTGACGGGTTTCGAGAAAGGCCTGGGCGTCATCGATGGCGGTGACGCGCTGAAGGTGTTCGACATCGGAGGGGTGCGCACCGGTGTGGCGGTCTGCTACGACATCGAGTTCCCGCTGCCCGTGCGTGCCCAGGCCGAAGCCGGCGCGCGCCTGCTGCTGGTGCCCAGCTGCACCGATACGGAGGCCGGCGCCACCCGCGTGCGCGTGGGGTGCCTGGCGCGCGCGCTGGAGAACCGCGTGTTCGTCGCACAGTCCGTCACGGCCGGCGAAGCGGCGTGGAGCCCCGCGCTCGACGTCAACACCGGCGAGGCCGCGATCTTCGCGCCGATGGATCGTGGCTTGCCCGCGGATGGCGTGGTGGTACAGACGGCCGGCGAGACCGCGTGGGCCATCGCCGACATCGACATCGATGCGCTGGAGCGCAGTCGCGATGCGGCACAGGTGGCGAACGACCGCGACTGGCCGGGCCAGCTGCAACCCGCGATCACGCGTGCACGGGTGGAGAAAAGCTGA